In Microbacterium laevaniformans, a single window of DNA contains:
- the istA gene encoding IS21 family transposase has translation MITLEDWALIRRLAGEGVPNAHIAERLGISRTTVIKAVNSESPPHYERTAAPTSFTPFESRVRALLLETPTMPATVLAERVGWTGSIRWFRDNVKRLRPEQQRLDPADRITWAAGDAAQCDLWFPPKKIPLEDGTAKLLPVLVITPAHCRFTTGVMIPTRKTEDLLLGTWQLIEQLGRVPRRLIWDNEPGIGRGRRHADGVDAFMGTLAAKLVLLPPRDPESKGIVERRNGWFETSFMPGRSFASPADFNEQFTDWLGVANQRRVRTLAASPISLLPADLAAMLPLPPIPLHLGWRNRIRLGRDYYVRIDTNDYSVDPRAIGRIVDVTADLDRVRVRLDGRIIADHTRVWARGMVITDPAHREAAAVLRREFQQPRLVPVGDDLTRDLADYDRAFGLVEGSN, from the coding sequence GTGATCACTTTGGAGGACTGGGCGTTGATCCGGAGGCTGGCCGGCGAGGGCGTGCCGAACGCGCATATTGCCGAGCGGTTGGGGATCTCGAGGACCACGGTCATCAAGGCGGTGAACTCGGAATCGCCGCCTCACTATGAGCGGACAGCGGCGCCGACGTCGTTCACACCGTTCGAGTCGCGGGTGCGTGCGTTGCTGCTGGAGACGCCGACGATGCCGGCGACGGTGCTCGCGGAGCGGGTCGGGTGGACGGGCTCGATCCGGTGGTTCCGTGACAACGTGAAGCGGTTGCGGCCCGAGCAGCAGCGTCTCGATCCCGCGGATCGGATCACGTGGGCGGCGGGGGACGCGGCGCAGTGCGATTTGTGGTTCCCGCCGAAGAAGATCCCGCTCGAGGACGGGACAGCGAAGCTGTTGCCGGTGCTGGTGATCACCCCGGCGCATTGCCGGTTCACGACGGGAGTGATGATCCCGACTCGGAAGACCGAGGATCTGCTGCTCGGGACCTGGCAGCTGATCGAGCAGCTCGGCCGGGTTCCGCGTCGGCTGATCTGGGACAACGAGCCCGGCATCGGGCGAGGACGCCGTCACGCGGACGGAGTCGACGCGTTCATGGGAACCCTCGCGGCCAAGCTCGTGCTGCTGCCGCCGCGGGATCCGGAATCGAAAGGGATCGTGGAACGCCGCAACGGTTGGTTCGAGACATCGTTCATGCCGGGCCGGTCATTCGCCTCGCCCGCGGACTTCAACGAGCAGTTCACCGACTGGCTCGGAGTCGCCAACCAGCGGAGGGTGCGCACCCTGGCCGCCTCTCCGATCTCGCTGCTGCCTGCGGATCTGGCGGCGATGTTGCCGTTGCCGCCGATCCCGTTGCATCTGGGCTGGCGGAACCGGATCCGGCTCGGCCGCGACTACTACGTCCGCATCGACACGAACGACTACTCCGTCGACCCGCGCGCGATCGGCAGGATCGTCGACGTCACCGCGGACCTGGACCGGGTCCGCGTCCGCCTCGATGGACGGATCATCGCCGACCACACCCGTGTCTGGGCGCGAGGAATGGTGATCACCGACCCCGCGCATCGAGAAGCTGCGGCCGTCCTACGACGCGAGTTCCAGCAGCCGCGACTTGTTCCAGTCGGCGACGATCTGACTCGGGATCTCGCGGACTACGACCGCGCGTTCGGGCTCGTCGAGGGGAGCAACTGA
- a CDS encoding ATP-binding protein yields MSRGEKLHTAVLVTPASERRRLRKQRRQAAARLVAEQRHVEKEAAQAKAAAERAERRATVYLPAAGEPGPAALRTPGRFRVARHQDTSAVLAGQYPFLAEAGLGAAGIFIGQDLYSGSSFVYDPWELYRRGIITAPNLILAGIVGSGKSSLAKSLYTRSLPFGYRVYVPGDPKGEHSGVAEAVGGKAIILGHGMGNRLNPLDEGYRPGGLSDQEWATTLAARRRDLLGALTETVLDRRLAPLEHTAIDTALAGAVRDADVPILPMVVDRLLRPDPADDPDGRLTEDGRQVGHALRRLVAGDLAGLFDGPSTVRFDPSLPMVSLDLSRVTENSTLISVLMTCSSAWMEAALLDPNGGRRWVVYDEAWRLMSHPALLRRMDAHWRLARHYGLANLLVFHKLTDLENVGDAGSANRALANSLLANAETKIVYRQETDQLGPTAVALGLTGTERRLLPGLGTGQGLWRIKDRAFVVQHQLHPAELAAFDTTARMTGKG; encoded by the coding sequence GTGAGCCGGGGCGAGAAGCTGCACACCGCTGTCCTCGTCACTCCCGCCTCGGAGCGGCGCCGGCTGCGCAAGCAGCGGCGGCAAGCCGCCGCCCGCCTCGTCGCCGAGCAGCGTCACGTCGAGAAGGAAGCGGCCCAGGCCAAGGCCGCCGCCGAACGGGCTGAACGCCGTGCCACGGTCTACCTGCCCGCCGCCGGCGAGCCCGGCCCGGCCGCGCTGAGGACACCGGGCCGCTTCCGGGTGGCCCGGCATCAGGACACCAGCGCCGTGCTCGCCGGGCAGTACCCGTTCCTGGCCGAAGCCGGGCTCGGAGCCGCGGGAATCTTCATCGGCCAAGACCTCTACAGCGGCTCCTCGTTCGTGTACGACCCGTGGGAGTTGTACCGCAGGGGCATCATCACCGCGCCGAACCTGATCTTGGCGGGGATCGTCGGCTCCGGGAAATCGTCGCTCGCCAAGAGCCTCTACACCCGCAGTCTGCCCTTCGGGTACCGCGTCTATGTCCCCGGCGACCCCAAAGGCGAGCACTCCGGCGTCGCCGAAGCAGTCGGCGGGAAAGCGATCATCCTCGGGCACGGGATGGGCAACAGGCTCAACCCCTTGGATGAGGGCTACCGGCCCGGCGGCCTGTCCGACCAGGAGTGGGCCACCACCCTCGCCGCGCGACGCCGCGATCTGCTCGGAGCCTTGACGGAGACGGTGCTGGATCGGCGGTTGGCGCCGTTGGAGCACACCGCGATCGACACCGCCCTGGCCGGCGCGGTCCGCGACGCGGACGTGCCGATCCTGCCGATGGTGGTCGACCGGCTGCTGCGCCCCGACCCTGCCGACGACCCGGACGGCCGGCTCACCGAGGACGGCCGCCAGGTCGGCCACGCGCTGCGCCGCCTGGTGGCCGGGGACCTGGCCGGCCTGTTCGACGGGCCGAGCACCGTCAGGTTCGACCCGTCGCTGCCGATGGTCAGCCTCGATCTTTCGCGCGTCACCGAGAACAGCACGTTGATTTCGGTGCTGATGACCTGCTCGTCGGCATGGATGGAAGCCGCCCTGCTCGACCCCAACGGGGGCCGCAGATGGGTCGTCTACGACGAGGCATGGAGGCTCATGTCCCACCCGGCGCTCCTGCGCAGGATGGACGCCCACTGGCGTCTCGCCCGGCACTACGGGCTGGCCAATCTCTTGGTGTTCCACAAGCTCACCGACTTGGAGAACGTCGGCGATGCCGGATCGGCGAACCGGGCGCTGGCGAACAGCCTGCTGGCAAACGCGGAGACGAAGATCGTCTACCGGCAGGAGACCGATCAGCTCGGCCCCACCGCCGTCGCGCTCGGGCTGACCGGCACCGAACGCCGCCTGCTGCCCGGACTCGGCACCGGGCAAGGGCTCTGGCGGATCAAGGACCGGGCCTTCGTCGTGCAGCACCAACTCCACCCCGCCGAGCTCGCCGCGTTCGACACCACCGCCCGCATGACCGGCAAAGGCTAG
- a CDS encoding DUF6112 family protein, whose product MIDIDPNSSGLPGIEQLRIIVGAVMTVGLILSVLALIVSAIVWGFGANSSNPHLASRGKVGVLVSCGAAIICGAAVTLINFFWGVGQAV is encoded by the coding sequence GTGATCGACATCGACCCCAACAGCTCGGGCCTTCCCGGCATCGAGCAACTGCGCATCATCGTCGGCGCCGTGATGACCGTCGGCCTCATCCTCTCCGTCCTCGCCCTGATCGTCTCCGCGATCGTGTGGGGCTTCGGCGCGAACTCCTCCAACCCGCACCTCGCCAGTCGCGGGAAGGTCGGCGTCCTCGTGAGCTGCGGGGCGGCGATCATCTGCGGTGCCGCGGTGACCCTCATCAACTTCTTCTGGGGCGTCGGGCAGGCCGTCTGA
- a CDS encoding conjugal transfer protein TrbL, whose protein sequence is MSICDVPVISNVCDAVGEATATLISAPFDWLGQAMAGAAAWLFEAVWWVFDTTTLVDVTSPEYVGVYNVLFGVAIFVMLVFFCLQLITGLIHRDPTALSRAALGLAKSVLGSFLVITLTALLLEITDQLAVGIVQATGNTMEGMGTQIGLLATGLAGINIAAPGVGAILTIFLAGLAISAAAIVWFSLLIRKALLLVAIVFGPIALAGATWDATKGWFAKWAAFVIALIFSKLVLVVIFLVAIGQVSAPIVADLASISDPIAGVVLMFIAAFAPYITYKFMSFVGFDMYHAMSSEQEAKSALNRPVPVPASPTGDSTKKVLDGSGGDTSGKPTGGGSGGGGGSTPLSSGAPAATAGTATPAATGGAGAGAGAGASAGAGAAAGPVGAAVVVGGAVVKGAATAGPKAGVAVGGAAEGHAGAATEQASPPPVPPAQANSAPITPPPSAPAVPRRSQPAPPPSSKPSGKE, encoded by the coding sequence GTGAGCATCTGCGATGTCCCGGTCATCTCCAACGTGTGCGACGCGGTCGGCGAGGCGACGGCGACGCTCATCTCTGCCCCGTTCGACTGGCTCGGCCAGGCGATGGCCGGGGCTGCGGCGTGGCTGTTCGAGGCTGTGTGGTGGGTGTTCGACACCACCACCCTCGTCGATGTCACCAGCCCGGAGTACGTCGGCGTTTACAACGTGCTGTTCGGCGTGGCGATCTTCGTGATGCTGGTGTTCTTTTGCCTCCAGCTCATCACGGGCCTCATCCACCGCGACCCCACCGCCCTCAGCCGTGCCGCACTCGGCTTGGCGAAGAGCGTGCTCGGGTCGTTCCTGGTCATCACGCTCACCGCGCTGCTGCTGGAAATCACCGACCAGCTCGCGGTCGGGATCGTGCAGGCCACCGGGAACACGATGGAAGGGATGGGGACCCAGATCGGGCTCCTCGCCACCGGGCTGGCCGGGATCAACATCGCCGCCCCTGGTGTCGGCGCGATCCTGACCATCTTCCTCGCCGGCCTCGCCATCAGCGCGGCCGCGATCGTGTGGTTCTCCCTGCTGATCCGCAAAGCCCTCCTGCTCGTCGCGATCGTCTTCGGCCCCATCGCCCTCGCCGGGGCCACGTGGGATGCGACCAAGGGCTGGTTCGCCAAGTGGGCGGCGTTCGTGATCGCGCTGATCTTCTCCAAGCTCGTGCTCGTCGTGATCTTCCTCGTCGCTATCGGCCAGGTATCCGCACCGATCGTCGCGGACCTTGCCTCCATCTCGGACCCGATCGCTGGGGTCGTGCTGATGTTCATCGCCGCGTTCGCGCCCTACATCACCTACAAGTTCATGTCCTTCGTCGGGTTCGACATGTACCACGCGATGAGCAGCGAGCAGGAGGCGAAGTCGGCGCTGAACCGGCCCGTCCCGGTTCCCGCATCGCCGACGGGCGACAGTACCAAGAAGGTGCTCGATGGCAGCGGCGGTGACACCAGCGGCAAGCCCACCGGCGGCGGTAGTGGCGGAGGCGGCGGATCGACGCCGCTATCCTCCGGCGCCCCGGCGGCAACGGCCGGAACCGCAACGCCTGCCGCAACGGGCGGAGCCGGTGCCGGGGCGGGAGCCGGGGCCAGCGCGGGTGCAGGTGCGGCGGCGGGCCCGGTTGGGGCGGCGGTTGTCGTCGGCGGTGCGGTGGTCAAGGGCGCAGCGACCGCAGGGCCCAAAGCCGGCGTCGCGGTCGGCGGTGCCGCTGAGGGCCATGCCGGGGCGGCGACCGAACAGGCATCCCCGCCGCCGGTGCCGCCCGCGCAGGCGAACTCGGCACCGATCACCCCGCCACCGTCCGCCCCGGCGGTGCCGCGGCGATCGCAGCCGGCACCGCCGCCGTCCTCGAAGCCGTCCGGGAAGGAATGA
- the istB gene encoding IS21-like element helper ATPase IstB: protein MAGKTDVAKQITYLAGALKAPRITEAAARMADQARDAGWSFEDYLAAVLEREVSARNASGAELRIKAAGLPSRKTLEDFDWDAQPATRQQIAALASGGFLLEAQNVVLLGPPGTGKTHLATALGIVAARHGHRVLFATATDWVTRLTDAHRQGNLPRELTRLRRYGLIIVDEVGYLPFEQDAANLFFQLVSSRYEHASLILTSNLPFSSWGGVFGDQAVAAAMIDRIVHHADVLTLKGASYRLRGRGIDSLPSIRTTTDETPS, encoded by the coding sequence ATGGCCGGCAAGACCGACGTCGCAAAGCAGATCACCTATCTCGCCGGCGCACTCAAGGCACCCCGGATCACGGAGGCCGCAGCCCGGATGGCGGACCAAGCACGCGACGCCGGTTGGTCGTTCGAGGACTACCTCGCCGCCGTCCTCGAACGCGAAGTGAGCGCTCGCAACGCCTCCGGCGCGGAGCTGCGGATCAAAGCCGCTGGCTTGCCGAGCCGGAAGACGCTCGAGGACTTCGACTGGGACGCGCAACCGGCCACTCGGCAGCAGATCGCCGCGCTCGCTTCAGGAGGGTTCCTCCTCGAAGCGCAGAACGTGGTCCTGCTCGGCCCTCCCGGGACGGGGAAGACGCACCTCGCGACCGCGCTCGGGATCGTCGCTGCCCGCCACGGGCACCGGGTGTTGTTCGCGACTGCGACGGACTGGGTCACCCGCCTCACCGACGCCCACCGGCAAGGCAACCTGCCACGAGAGCTCACCCGGCTTCGCCGTTACGGACTGATCATCGTCGACGAAGTCGGCTACCTCCCGTTCGAACAAGACGCCGCCAACCTCTTCTTCCAGCTGGTCTCGTCACGCTACGAACACGCGTCGCTGATCCTGACCTCGAACCTGCCGTTCTCCAGCTGGGGTGGCGTCTTCGGCGACCAGGCCGTCGCCGCCGCGATGATCGACCGCATCGTTCACCACGCCGACGTCCTCACCCTCAAAGGCGCCAGCTACCGCCTCCGCGGCAGAGGCATCGACAGCCTCCCCAGCATCCGCACCACCACCGACGAAACACCTAGCTAG